Proteins encoded together in one Camelina sativa cultivar DH55 chromosome 9, Cs, whole genome shotgun sequence window:
- the LOC104712620 gene encoding probable peroxygenase 4: MASSISTGVKFVPEEDNFLQRHVAFFDRNKDGIVYPSETFQGFRAIGCGYLLSAVASVFINIGLSSKTRPGKGFSISFPIEVKNIHLAKHGSDSGVYDKDGRFVASKFEEIFAKHAHTHRDALTNEELKELLNANKEPNDRKGSIAAYTEWKILHYLCKDKNGLLHKDTVRAAYDGSLFEKLEKQRSSKTPKKHP, from the exons ATGGCTTCCTCTATTTCCACTG GAGTGAAATTTGTTCCAGAAGAAGACAATTTCTTGCAAAGACATGTCGCCTTTTTCGACAGGAACAAAGATGGTATCGTTTATCCTTCGGAAACATTTCAAG GATTTAGAGCAATCGGATGTGGATATTTATTGTCAGCAGTCGCTTCTGTGTTCATAAACATAGGTCTCAGCAGCAAAACTCGTCCG GGTAAAGGATTCTCGATCTCGTTTCCTATAGAGGTTAAGAATATTCACCTTGCCAAACATGGCAGTGACTCAGGCGTTTACGACAAAGATGGACG gTTTGTGGCTTCGAAGTTCGAGGAGATATTTGCGAAGCATGCACACACACATCGCGACGCTTTGACTAACGAGGAACTCAAAGAACTCCTAAACGCAAACAAAGAACCTAATGATCGCAAAGGATC GATTGCAGCGTACACGGAGTGGAAGATATTGCATTATTTATGCAAAGACAAGAACGGTTTGTTGCACAAAGATACAGTGAGAGCTGCCTACGATGGCTCTCTTTTCGAAAAACTCGAGAAACAAAGATCTTCTAAAACTCCTAAGAAACATCCATAA